From a region of the Posidoniimonas corsicana genome:
- a CDS encoding NAD-dependent epimerase/dehydratase family protein: MNPSSPAPAESRPTVAITGSTGLIGAALVDRLKHDYQVVGIDLDSPAHPTPGAHYIDCDLTDVAQVGDALDELRKLSGGHLASVVHLAAYYDFSGEPSPLYDKLTVDGTRRLLDGLQTFKVEQFLFSSSMLVMKSSPDGDLITEESPTNAGWDYPRSKLDAEEAIRKHRGDIPAIALRIAGVYDELCHSIPIAQQAKRIYERDIESHLYPGDQSHGQPFVHRDDVVDAVVQAIEKREAIEGFEVLLLAEDDLMSYGALQDRLGQLIHGDDWTTCRIPKSVARAGAWVKDRMDPDSQFIKPWMVDLADDHYPLDCSKAKQTLGWRPKHSLNEDLPQMIDRLKQDPRRWYEVNKLGEPPEKPLGKKLQEAIDEAATPMEQP, from the coding sequence ATGAATCCATCGTCCCCCGCCCCCGCTGAGAGTCGTCCGACGGTCGCCATCACGGGCAGCACCGGCCTAATTGGCGCCGCGCTGGTCGACCGCCTCAAGCACGACTACCAGGTTGTCGGCATCGACCTCGACTCGCCCGCGCACCCCACGCCCGGTGCGCACTACATCGACTGCGACCTGACCGACGTCGCTCAGGTGGGCGACGCGCTCGACGAGCTCCGCAAGCTAAGCGGCGGCCATCTGGCCAGCGTGGTGCACCTGGCCGCCTATTACGACTTCTCTGGCGAGCCGAGCCCGCTGTACGACAAACTCACCGTCGACGGCACGCGGCGGCTGCTCGACGGCCTGCAGACGTTCAAGGTCGAGCAGTTCTTGTTCAGCAGCAGCATGCTGGTGATGAAGTCGAGCCCTGACGGCGATCTGATCACCGAGGAGTCCCCCACCAACGCCGGCTGGGACTACCCGCGGTCGAAGCTGGACGCGGAGGAGGCAATCCGCAAGCACCGCGGCGACATCCCCGCCATCGCCCTCCGCATCGCCGGCGTCTACGACGAGCTCTGCCACTCGATCCCGATCGCGCAGCAGGCCAAGCGTATCTACGAGCGCGACATCGAGAGCCACCTCTACCCCGGCGATCAGTCCCACGGACAGCCGTTCGTCCACCGCGACGATGTAGTGGACGCCGTCGTCCAAGCCATCGAGAAGCGGGAGGCCATTGAGGGATTTGAGGTGCTGCTGCTCGCCGAAGACGACCTGATGAGCTACGGAGCGTTGCAGGACCGGCTCGGCCAGCTTATCCACGGCGACGATTGGACCACCTGCCGCATCCCCAAGTCAGTCGCCAGAGCCGGCGCCTGGGTGAAGGACAGGATGGACCCCGATTCGCAGTTCATTAAGCCCTGGATGGTCGATCTGGCCGACGACCACTACCCGTTGGACTGCAGTAAGGCTAAGCAGACACTCGGCTGGCGTCCGAAGCACTCACTCAATGAAGACCTGCCACAGATGATCGACCGCCTGAAGCAGGACCCGCGCCGCTGGTACGAGGTCAACAAGCTGGGCGAACCCCCGGAGAAGCCGCTCGGCAAGAAGCTGCAGGAAGCGATCGACGAAGCCGCCACGCCGATGGAGCAACCCTAG
- a CDS encoding serine/threonine protein kinase, producing MAAASEMVGEYRLFYLIRAGATFEIWAVRHRSETDAYAIKLLKKGSKYSRTTVAELKHEYNVGKALEHPAVIQTYDFGVAKEGAWLRMELFKELNIKQQLVASKQTPALKTKLTYRMKEILTKCAAGIAHMHDKGWVHRDIKPDNFLLSDATEVKLIDFTIASKPTGGLAKLLGGKAKIQGTYSYMAPDQIRGQGVDPRDDIYSFGCMVHELMCGALPFTANSPNELMQKHIKSKPPSLVVADKNINPDFAAYVQKMLAKDRNDRPANMKEVLMKIKTDRLFYQTPDPPAEGAEAQAAEEEDQV from the coding sequence GTGGCTGCAGCGTCAGAGATGGTCGGCGAGTACCGCCTGTTCTACCTGATCCGGGCGGGCGCGACGTTCGAGATCTGGGCCGTCCGGCACCGCAGCGAGACCGACGCCTACGCCATCAAGCTCTTGAAGAAGGGCTCCAAGTACAGCCGCACCACGGTCGCGGAGCTGAAGCACGAGTACAACGTCGGCAAGGCGCTCGAGCACCCCGCGGTCATCCAGACCTACGACTTCGGCGTCGCGAAGGAGGGCGCCTGGCTGCGGATGGAGCTGTTCAAGGAGCTCAACATCAAGCAGCAGCTGGTCGCCTCCAAGCAGACGCCGGCCCTCAAGACCAAGCTCACCTACCGCATGAAGGAGATCCTCACCAAGTGCGCCGCGGGCATCGCCCACATGCACGACAAGGGGTGGGTGCACCGCGACATCAAGCCGGACAACTTCCTACTCAGCGACGCCACCGAGGTCAAGCTGATCGACTTCACGATCGCGTCCAAGCCGACCGGCGGGCTGGCCAAGCTGCTGGGCGGCAAGGCGAAGATCCAGGGCACCTACAGCTACATGGCGCCGGACCAGATCCGCGGCCAGGGCGTCGACCCGCGGGACGACATCTACAGCTTCGGCTGCATGGTGCACGAGCTGATGTGCGGGGCGCTGCCGTTCACGGCCAACAGCCCCAACGAGCTGATGCAGAAGCACATCAAGAGCAAGCCGCCGTCGCTGGTGGTGGCCGACAAGAACATCAACCCGGACTTCGCGGCCTACGTGCAGAAGATGCTCGCCAAGGACCGCAACGACCGGCCCGCGAACATGAAGGAGGTCCTGATGAAGATCAAGACCGACCGCCTGTTCTACCAGACCCCCGACCCGCCGGCCGAGGGCGCCGAGGCGCAGGCGGCCGAAGAAGAAGATCAGGTGTAA